From the Pomacea canaliculata isolate SZHN2017 linkage group LG14, ASM307304v1, whole genome shotgun sequence genome, one window contains:
- the LOC112555623 gene encoding uncharacterized protein LOC112555623, with translation SPQTSVLSSSPQTNILTSSPQTSVLSSFPQTNILTSSPQTNILTSSPQTNILTSSPQTSILTSSPQTILTSSPQSIILTSSPQTNDLTSSPQTIILTTSPQTSILSSSPQTNIFSSSPQTSVLSSSPQTNILTSSIVPTSINVTHILASSTQTSISVTSDVGAISSLRVSSTNSFLSSSVAPINNLPSSFITSSQSSDAILSTFTAMSSPPVADSLVISTMTSTKLLTESPPSSSTDIVTSSSLTTSLPMTHSLTSSTVQSSVSLSDTFSSFVMSLSPSTDMFHSSTMTLSQSMTDILVNTLSPSHSVTDSPSISTVTSSLSETENVPSVTVSSQAEVTGSLRLTVTSLLHSTYDMTSATLMPSTTDTVTSSLVTSLLPSTDTSPISILTSSLVSSTLSLADILAGSIVTSVSHTDTMPSSTLISSLSSTDIASTSTLSSSQSLSTSTSSSMELSSTDTVASSAVASSLSSTTTAGSFTVTDSFTVTSPGIFTEKLTTMTSSLTSTDTSASSTLTSALSSSDTLASSIVMSWLSSTESAAPSTLTSSLSPTDTLVRSSLTSMPSLSDKTSVTSILTSSLSSTDISASLTVTDISAVTSPVFTDSVSFTRIPLLSSINLLDSSTWTSPMSFTATVPTSTVISSLHSTDSISNIIPTSSILLMDILTGLTVSAMTSPVTFTDSLTSSPLTSSLPSVSVTSTSLLSSTDSVSSISTLSSTHLAAFSTVTSLLSSSDTASSFTLSSQPSSLSSSDIVASSTVASLGSSDSLTGFTQTSFLPSTDSLTTLALMSTLSSTDVVVSTTLTSSQSSSHMIYSSTVSESLSVTSPVVLTERLASSTLISSLSSVDTSTTSTLTPWLSSSSSPSPIISSSTFTPSLSSIDTQATSTFTSSVIPTTSMSSFTLTPSLSSTFIVASSTETETSPGTSALPFMDSLVSSTLMSALTSIDNAASTTSTSVSTTDNLASLTLTLLSSSSSSSSSSSPSPIISSSPLTPSQSSIDTQATSTFTSSVILTTSMSSSTWTPSLFSTETSSSSFSSSSLLSTDIVTSSLTNLPVVTTDILASSTLTSLLSSSDSLTSSTLTSSLSSKDPSTNLLLALSQFSTDTPSSSTWTSSGGPTTSMSSAPLTSSFLSTDILVSSTWTSSPSSTDSSASSALMSSLSSMDPSLSTSSFTSLVSSTDIVDSSTLKSLESSSASISKTILTSSLSLNDSPTSSISTFSISSTVTSLLSTFDPASNFLLTSLLSHTDSTSTLPSFISSSDIVTSSAATSFEGFTDSPTSFTLTSSLPSSDSLSSFTLTTSLPSSDSLSSFTLTSSLPSTDSLSSFTLTSSLPSTDSLSSFTLTSSLPSSDSLTNFTVTSSLPSTDSLSSFTLTTSLPSSDSLTSFTLTSSLPSSDSLSSFTLTSSLPSSDSLTSVTFTSSLSSTDSLTSFTLTSSLPSTDSLTSFTLTSSLPSSDSLTSFTVTSSLPSTDSLSIFTLTSSLPSSDSHSSFTLTSSLPSTDSQATSTLTTSLSSSDSLSSFTLTSSLPSSDRLSSFTLTSSLPSSDRLSSFTLTSSLPSSDSLSSFTLTSSLPSTDSLSSFTLTSSLPSTDSLSSFTLTSSLPSSDSLTSFTLTSSLPSTDSLTSFMLTSSEPSTNSLATLTPTSLISSTDIVPSTTITSPQFFSNTISSSTLTSSISSTDSSASSALTLSSIDPSATLLLTSSLSSTDIPSSSTSSLFSTDSSTMKSSLLSSDVFDISTSTETSIMPSSEGLTSSLASSSLTSVPSSTDIADSSTVTPFITSASSSLMSLLSPTATSSSVTLMSSSFTDSAPSSTLSPSSVDTMASVTLTASLSSIETSSSSTLTPSLSSTSIIASSTETGGTPVTSSLTFKDSLASSTLMSTLTPTDSAASLTPVSTTDILSTEATATISSSSLSSSFSSITFNSPLTSSDAPASSTWTPSLSSIDTLSNSSSSSSLSSTAIVTSSIVNSLVVTTDIQASSTLTFFLSSTVTASSSS, from the coding sequence tcccctcagacctcAGTTCTAAgcagctcccctcagaccaacattctcaccagctcccctcagacctcAGTTCTAAGCAGCTtccctcagaccaacattctaACCAGCTCacctcagaccaacattctcaccagctcccctcagaccaacattctcaccagctcccctcagaccagCATTCTCACCAGCTCACCTCAGACCATTTTGACCAGCTCCCCTCAGAGCATTATTCTGACaagctcccctcagaccaacGATCTcaccagctcccctcagaccatTATTCTGACAACCTCCCCTCAGACCTCCATTCTAAgcagctcccctcagaccaacattttcagcagctcccctcagacctcAGTTCTAAGCAGCTCacctcagaccaacattctcaccagctccATTGTACCGACATCTATAAATGTCACTCACATTCTAGCAAGCTCAACTCAAACTTCAATATCAGTTACATCTGATGTCGGAGCGATTTCCAGCTTGAGGGTGTCATCTACTAACAGCTTTCTAAGCTCATCAGTAGCGCCCATTAATAATCTTCCCAGCAGTTTTATTACCTCATCGCAATCATCAGATGCCATCTTGTCCACATTCACTGCGATGTCATCACCACCAGTAGCTGACAGCCTGGTAATTTCAACCATGACATCAACAAAACTATTGACTGAAAGTCCACCCAGCTCATCAACTGACATTGTGACCAGCTCTTCCTTGACGACATCGCTACCTATGACACACAGCCTCACTAGCTCTACTGTCCAGTCATCTGTGTCACTAAGTGACACCTTCTCCAGCTTTGTGATGTCATTGTCACCCTCTACTGACATGTTTCATAGCTCCACTATGACACTATCGCAATCAATGACTGACATACTGGTCAATACTCTGTCACCTTCACACTCTGTGACTGACAGTCCATCCATCTCCACTGTCACGTCATCATTGTCAGAGACGGAGAACGTGCCAAGTGTCACTGTGTCGTCACAAGCAGAAGTCACTGGCAGTCTGAGATTAACTGTGACATCCTTACTTCACTCGACTTATGACATGACAAGCGCCACTTTGATGCCATCAACGACTGATACTGTGACCAGCTCTCTTGTGACGTCATTACTGCCCTCGACTGACACTTCTCCAATCTCCATCTTGACATCATCGCTAGTCAGCTCCACTTTATCATTAGCTGACATTCTGGCAGGCTCCATTGTCACTTCAGTATCACATACTGACACCATGCCAAGCTCTACTTTGATATCCTCGCTATCCTCAACTGATATTGCATCAACCTCTACACTGTCGTCATCGCAGTCCTTGAGTACAAGCACATCCAGCTCCATGGAGCTATCCTCGACTGACACTGTGGCCAGCTCAGCTGTGGCCTCCTCACTATCATCAACTACGACTGCAGGCAGTTTTACTGTGACTGACAGTTTCACTGTCACTTCACCAGGAATATTTACCGAGAAGCTGACCACTATGACGTCATCTCTAACCTCGACTGACACTTCGGCCAGTTCCACTTTGACATCAGCACTATCCTCAAGTGACACTTTGGCGAGCTCCATTGTAATGTCATGGCTATCCTCTACTGAAAGTGCTGCTCCCTCAACTCTGACATCATCGCTATCCCCAACTGACACTTTGGTCAGATCCTCCTTAACGTCAATGCCCTCGTTAAGTGACAAAACTTCGGTCACTTCTATCTTAACCTCATCACTGTCATCGACGGACATTTCAGCGAGCTTGACTGTGACTGACATCtccgctgtgacgtcaccagtaTTTACTGACAGTGTCAGCTTTACTAGGATTCCTCTGCTATCCTCGATCAACCTTCTGGACAGTTCCACTTGGACATCACCGATGTCCTTTACTGCCACTGTGCCGACCTCTACTGTCATCTCATCGCTGCATTCCACTGACAGCATTTCCAACATCATTCCCACGTCATCGATATTATTAATGGACATCCTTACAGGTTTGACTGTGTCTGCCATGACCTCGCCAGTGACATTTACTGACAGCCTGACCAGCTCACCTTTGACATCATCTCTACCCTCGGTCAGTGTCACTTCGACATCGTTACTATCCTCCACTGATTCTGTCAGCTCCATTTCGACATTATCATCCACACACCTGGCAGCTTTCTCTACTGTGACATCGTTGCTATCCTCATCTGACACCGCGTCTAGTTTCACTTTGTCCTCTCAGCcgtcatcactatcatcatctgACATCGTCGCCAGCTCTACTGTGGCTTCACTCGGATCTTCTGACAGTCTGACAGGCTTTACTCAGACATCATTCCTGCCCTCAACTGACAGTCTCACCACTTTAGCTTTAATGTCAACCCTATCCTCGACTGATGTTGTGGTTAGCACTACATTGACATCATCGCAATCCTCAAGTCACATGATCTACAGCTCTACAGTGAGTGAGAGTTtatctgtgacgtcaccagtaGTTTTAACCGAGAGGCTGGCAAGCTCCACTTTAATATCATCACTGTCCTCAGTTGACACTTCCACCACTTCCACTTTGACCCCAtggttatcatcatcatcatcaccctcTCCTATCATTTCCAGCTCCACTTTCACTCCTTCGCTGTCATCAATCGACACTCAAGCAACCTCTACTTTCACATCATCAGTAATACCCACAACAAGTATGTCCAGCTTCACTTTGACCCCATCGCTATCATCGACTTTCATTGTGGCCAGTTCCACTGAGACAGAGACATCCCCTGGGACGTCAGCCTTGCCATTTATGGACAGTCTGGTCAGCTCCACTTTGATGTCGGCGCTAACCTCGATTGACAATGCGGCTAGCACTACTTCGACATCTGTGTCCACGACTGACAATTTGGCCAGTTTGACTCtgacattattatcatcatcatcatcatcatcatcatcatcatcaccctcTCCTATCATTTCCAGCTCCCCTTTAACGCCTTCGCAGTCATCAATTGACACTCAAGCCACCTCTACTTTCACCTCATCAGTAATACTCACAACAAGTATGTCCAGCTCCACTTGGACGCCATCGTTGTTCTCCACTGAAACTTCATCAAGTTCTTTTTCCAGCTCATCACTATTATCGACTGACATTGTAACCAGTTCCCTGACGAACTTACCAGTTGTAACCACTGACATCCTGGCCAGCTCAACTTTGACCTCCTTGCTGTCCTCGTCTGACAGTTTAACTAGCTCAACCCTGACGTCATCCCTGTCCTCAAAAGATCCGTCGACGAATTTGCTTTTGGCATTATCTCAATTTTCGACTGACACACCGTCCAGCTCCACTTGGACATCATCGGGAGGACCAACGACTAGCATGTCAAGTGCCCCTTTGACgtcatcatttttatcaactgaCATACTGGTCAGTTCCACTTGGACGTCATCGCCATCCTCAACTGACAGTTCAGCTAGCTCAGCCTTAATGTCATCACTGTCCTCGATGGATCCTTCGCTTTCGACGTCCTCTTTCACATCGCTGGTATCCTCGACTGACATTGTGGATAGCTCTACCTTGAAGTCATTGGAATCCTCGAGTGCTAGCATATCCAAGACCATTTTGACATCATCGCTATCCTTGAATGATTCTCCGACAAGCTCCATTTCGACATTCTCTATATCATCCACTGTGACGTCGTTGCTATCGACCTTTGACCCTGCGTCTAATTTTCTTCTGACGTCTTTGTTATCGCATACTGATAGTACCTCTACCTTGCCGTCATTTATATCATCATCTGACATTGTCACCAGCTCAGCTGCGACATCATTTGAAGGATTTACTGACAGTCCTACTAGCTTTACTTTAACTTCATCATTACCCTCGAGTGACAGTCTTTCTAGCTTTACTTTGACGACATCATTACCCTCGAGTGACAGTCTTTCTAGCTTTActttgacatcatcattacCCTCAACTGACAGTCTTTCTAGCTTTActttgacatcatcattacCCTCTACAGACAGTCTTTCTAGCTTTActttgacatcatcattacCCTCGAGTGACAGTCTTACAAACTTTACTGTGACATCATCATTACCCTCAACTGACAGTCTTTCTAGCTTTACTTTGACGACATCATTACCCTCGAGTGACAGTCTTACAAGCTTTActttgacatcatcattacCCTCCAGTGACAGTCTTTCTAGCTTTACTTTGACATCTTCATTACCCTCGAGTGACAGTCTTACTAGCGTTACTTTtacatcatcattatcctcTACAGACAGTCTTACTAGCTTTActttgacatcatcattacCTTCCACTGACAGTCTTACTAGCTTTActttgacatcatcattacCCTCGAGTGACAGTCTTACAAGCTTTACTGTGACATCATCATTACCCTCAACTGACAGTCTTTCTATCTTTActttgacatcatcattacCCTCGAGTGACAGTCATTCTAGCTTTACTTTGACATCTTCATTACCCTCAACTGACAGTCAGGCTACTTCAACTTTGACGACATCCCTATCTTCCAGTGACAGTCTTTCTAGCTTTACTTTGACATCTTCATTACCCTCGAGTGACAGGCTTTCTAGCTTTActttgacatcatcattacCCTCGAGTGACAGGCTTTCTAGCTTTActttgacatcatcattacCCTCGAGTGACAGTCTTTCTAGCTTTActttgacatcatcattacCCTCAACTGACAGTCTTTCTAGCTTTACTTTGACATCTTCATTACCCTCAACTGACAGTCTTTCTAGCTTTActttgacatcatcattacCCTCGAGTGACAGTCTTACTAGCTTTACTTTGACGTCATCATTACCCTCCACTGACAGTCTTACTAGCTTTATGCTAACGTCATCAGAACCCTCAACTAACAGTCTGGCCACCTTAACTCCGACATCATTGATATCCTCGACTGATATTGTTCCCAGCACGACAATCACGTCACCACAATTCTTTAGCAACACCATATCCAGTTCCACTCTGACGTCATCGATATCGTCAACTGACAGTTCAGCGAGCTCAGCCTTGACCTTGTCCTCGATTGATCCCTCAGCCACCTTGCTTTTAACGTCCTCGCTGTCCTCGACTGACATACCATCCAGCTCCACTTCATCGCTATTCTCAACTGACAGCTCCACTATGAAGTCATCGCTACTGTCATCTGACGTTTTCGACATCTCCACTAGTACAGAAACGTCAATCATGCCTTCATCGGAGGGACTTACTAGCAGTCTGGCCAGTTCCTCGTTGACATCTGTGCCATCCTCGACTGACATTGCTGACAGCTCTACTGTAACGCCATTTATAACTTCGGCCAGCTCGAGTCTGATGTCATTGTTATCTCCAACTGCTACTTCGTCCAGTGTCACTTTGATGTCATCTTCTTTCACTGACAGTGCGCCCAGCTCTACATTGTCACCATCCTCGGTTGACACTATGGCTAGTGTCACTTTGACGGCATCGCTATCCTCTATTGAAACTTCGTCCAGCTCAACTTTGACCCCATCTCTATCATCGACTTCTATTATTGCCAGTTCCACCGAGACAGGGGGAACCCCCGTGACGTCATCATTAACGTTTAAGGACAGTCTGGCCAGCAGCACTTTGATGTCAACACTGACACCGACTGACAGTGCGGCTTCTTTGACACCTGTGTCCACGACTGACATTTTGTCCACTGAGGCCACTGCCACCATTTCCAGTTCCTCTTTGTcgtcttcattttcatcaattACATTCAACTCCCCTTTGACATCAAGTGACGCCCCGGCTAGCTCCACTTGGACGCCATCGCTGTCATCCATCGACACTTTATCCAATTCATCATCCAGCTCCTCGTTATCGTCGACTGCCATTGTCACCAGTTCCATTGTGAATTCTTTAGTTGTAACTACTGACATCCAGGCCAGCTCCACTTTGACTTTCTTTCTATCCTCGACTGTCACAGCATCCAGCTCCTCTTAG
- the LOC112555645 gene encoding mucin-17-like isoform X4, with amino-acid sequence MRTTTTVFVLLVAVSPYLFDGKAQGQSWQTLDYLKQEVSRLSQAIPYLENLYRTNYCNYYTRLYQQWRRGSYWDKKRESEQVKRQGSSSWNEYYRYRYYYNMYKQKYDNLNRYVQQCRQALSFFGLALSTPAPATTTTNNPTQAPTSPGAIIVPIETTGAPVVPSETTGAPVVSSETPGAIVVPIETTGAPVVPSETTGESLVPVDITVASVVPIETTGESLVPVDTTEASVVPIETTGESLVPVDTTDASVVPIETTSESLAPVDTTEASVVPIETTGESLAPVDTTEASVVPIETTGESLVPMDTTEASVVPIETTGESLVSVDTTDVSVVPVETTGESLVPMDTTEASVVPIETTGESLVPVDTTDASVAPIETTQGPLVSVETTTDPFGPLETPS; translated from the exons GCCAGTCTTGGCAAACTCTCGACTATCTCAAACAGGAAGTCAGTCGGCTCTCCCAGGCGATTCCATATCTAGAAAACCTCTACCGCACGAACTATTGT AACTACTACACACGTCTTTACCAACAATGGCGAAGAGGCAGTTATTGGGATAAAAAACGCGAGAGTGAGCAGGTGAAGCGTCAAGGGTCGTCCAGCTGGAATGAGTACTACCGCTACAGATACTACTACAACATGTACAAGCAAAAGTATGATAACCTCAACCGTTATGTCCAGCAGTGCCGCCAAGCCCTTAGCTTCTTTGGTTTAG CATTGAGTACTCCAGCTCCTGCGACTACTACTACCAATAACCCAACGCAAGCACCGACGAGCCCAGGCGCCATCATTGTGCCCATAGAGACCACAGGCGCCCCCGTTGTACCCAGTGAGACCACAGGTGCCCCCGTTGTATCCAGTGAGACCCCAGGCGCCATCGTTGTACCCATAGAGACCACAGGCGCCCCCGTTGTACCCAGTGAGACCACAGGGGAGTCCCTTGTACCCGTGGACATCACAGTAGCCTCCGTTGTTCCCATAGAGACCACAGGGGAATCCCTGGTACCCGTGGACACCACAGAAGCCTCCGTTGTTCCCATAGAGACCACAGGCGAATCCCTTGTACCCGTGGACACCACAGACGCCTCCGTTGTTCCCATAGAGACCACAAGCGAGTCCCTGGCACCCGTGGACACCACAGAAGCCTCCGTTGTTCCCATAGAGACCACAGGCGAGTCCCTGGCACCCGTGGACACCACAGAAGCCTCCGTTGTTCCCATAGAGACCACAGGGGAATCCCTGGTACCCATGGACACCACAGAAGCCTCCGTTGTTCCTATAGAGACCACAGGCGAGTCCCTGGTATCCGTGGACACCACAGACGTCTCCGTTGTTCCCGTAGAGACCACAGGGGAATCCCTGGTACCCATGGACACCACAGAAGCCTCCGTTGTTCCTATAGAGACCACAGGCGAGTCCCTTGTACCCGTGGACACCACAGACGCCTCCGTTGCTCCCATAGAGACCACACAAGGGCCCCTTGTTTCTGTAGAGACCACGACCGACCCCTTTGGCCCACTAGAAACTCCCTCATAA
- the LOC112555645 gene encoding mucin-17-like isoform X3: MRTTTTVFVLLVAVSPYLFDGKAEGQSWQTLDYLKQEVSRLSQAIPYLENLYRTNYCNYYTRLYQQWRRGSYWDKKRESEQVKRQGSSSWNEYYRYRYYYNMYKQKYDNLNRYVQQCRQALSFFGLALSTPAPATTTTNNPTQAPTSPGAIIVPIETTGAPVVPSETTGAPVVSSETPGAIVVPIETTGAPVVPSETTGESLVPVDITVASVVPIETTGESLVPVDTTEASVVPIETTGESLVPVDTTDASVVPIETTSESLAPVDTTEASVVPIETTGESLAPVDTTEASVVPIETTGESLVPMDTTEASVVPIETTGESLVSVDTTDVSVVPVETTGESLVPMDTTEASVVPIETTGESLVPVDTTDASVAPIETTQGPLVSVETTTDPFGPLETPS; the protein is encoded by the exons ATGAGAACGACAACGACAGTCTTTGTGTTACTAGTTGCAGTCAGTCCATACCTGTTTGATGGCAAGGCTGAAG GCCAGTCTTGGCAAACTCTCGACTATCTCAAACAGGAAGTCAGTCGGCTCTCCCAGGCGATTCCATATCTAGAAAACCTCTACCGCACGAACTATTGT AACTACTACACACGTCTTTACCAACAATGGCGAAGAGGCAGTTATTGGGATAAAAAACGCGAGAGTGAGCAGGTGAAGCGTCAAGGGTCGTCCAGCTGGAATGAGTACTACCGCTACAGATACTACTACAACATGTACAAGCAAAAGTATGATAACCTCAACCGTTATGTCCAGCAGTGCCGCCAAGCCCTTAGCTTCTTTGGTTTAG CATTGAGTACTCCAGCTCCTGCGACTACTACTACCAATAACCCAACGCAAGCACCGACGAGCCCAGGCGCCATCATTGTGCCCATAGAGACCACAGGCGCCCCCGTTGTACCCAGTGAGACCACAGGTGCCCCCGTTGTATCCAGTGAGACCCCAGGCGCCATCGTTGTACCCATAGAGACCACAGGCGCCCCCGTTGTACCCAGTGAGACCACAGGGGAGTCCCTTGTACCCGTGGACATCACAGTAGCCTCCGTTGTTCCCATAGAGACCACAGGGGAATCCCTGGTACCCGTGGACACCACAGAAGCCTCCGTTGTTCCCATAGAGACCACAGGCGAATCCCTTGTACCCGTGGACACCACAGACGCCTCCGTTGTTCCCATAGAGACCACAAGCGAGTCCCTGGCACCCGTGGACACCACAGAAGCCTCCGTTGTTCCCATAGAGACCACAGGCGAGTCCCTGGCACCCGTGGACACCACAGAAGCCTCCGTTGTTCCCATAGAGACCACAGGGGAATCCCTGGTACCCATGGACACCACAGAAGCCTCCGTTGTTCCTATAGAGACCACAGGCGAGTCCCTGGTATCCGTGGACACCACAGACGTCTCCGTTGTTCCCGTAGAGACCACAGGGGAATCCCTGGTACCCATGGACACCACAGAAGCCTCCGTTGTTCCTATAGAGACCACAGGCGAGTCCCTTGTACCCGTGGACACCACAGACGCCTCCGTTGCTCCCATAGAGACCACACAAGGGCCCCTTGTTTCTGTAGAGACCACGACCGACCCCTTTGGCCCACTAGAAACTCCCTCATAA
- the LOC112555466 gene encoding uncharacterized protein LOC112555466 encodes MMEVTRVRLTLTLLLVQCVTGGADVDTRSVQLVEENVDVEYKRDIPDETDFGPYPRLVEDETDDQSFLENEAVFVRNAAKKRYSNPSDYYYQQKVAQTERELQVCCREMGWPMPRIVVSSNSGWPWWAAYDDRRKRQYSGYTYVQNLAEKLSLLERELLRCQQAKASRTPAPLTPDYPSLIRSLELEVANLIRLLRWCIKLGGFSFIKLNQDKRSQLYQTQRVAKLQTLKTLYQSEVTSCFKGIGRLPNGELIPTPPPPTTPIPTTTTVLTTTPWPTTTLPLTTTSGIFTTTIPSTTLC; translated from the exons ATGATGGAAGTGACTAGGGTGAGACTGACTTTGACCTTACTTCTGGTCCAGTGTGtcacaggtggcgctgacgtGGACACCAGAAGCGTTCAGCTCGTGGAGGAGAATGTAGATGTTGAGTACAAGAGGGACATCCCAGACGAAACCGACTTCGGCCCTTACCCACGTTTAGTGGAAGATGAGACCGACGACCAGTCATTCCTCGAGAACGAGGCTGTGTTCGTGAGAAATGCGGCGAAGAAGAGGTACAGCAACCCGAGCGACTACTACTACCAGCAGAAGGTGGCTCAGACGGAGCGGGAGCTGCAAGTGTGTTGTCGCGAGATGGGGTGGCCCATGCCCCGCATCGTCGTCAGCTCCAACTCCGGGTGGCCGTGGTGGGCGGCGTATGACGACCGTCGCAAGAGGCAGTACAGTGGCTACACCTACGTGCAGAACCTGGCAGAGAAGCTGTCACTGCTGGAGCGGGAGTTGCTCAGGTGTCAACAG GCCAAGGCTTCGCGGACTCCTGCTCCTCTCACCCCAGACTACCCCAGCTTGATTCGCAGTCTGGAACTGGAGGTGGCGAACCTCATCCGGCTGTTGCGGTGGTGTATAAAGCTGGGAGGCTTCAGCTTCATCAAACTCAACCAAGACAAGCGCAGCCAA CTGTACCAGACACAGCGGGTAGCCAAGCTCCAGACGCTGAAGACTTTGTACCAGTCCGAGGTAACCAGCTGCTTCAAGGGCATTGGTCGCCTGCCTAACGGGGAGCTAATACCTACTCCACCAC CTCCCACCACGCCGATACCGACCACCACGACAGTTCTAACCACCACACCTTGGCCAACCACAACTTTACCGTTGACGACAACATCTGGGATCTTCACGACCACCATACCGTCTACTACCCTGTGTTGA